From the Thamnophis elegans isolate rThaEle1 chromosome 11, rThaEle1.pri, whole genome shotgun sequence genome, one window contains:
- the SOWAHC gene encoding ankyrin repeat domain-containing protein SOWAHC — protein sequence MAAPGELDQDTVLRFLAERGGRARNADLLDHFRGFLNSPDPESRARARDHFKELVNAVATVRQEPGSGTKYVQLRKKYRGGRKGELAAAAAAAENDSGAVGHPEDTPRGAAREEEAGAEPLKGEKGARGDPSAPSGELPPEKSGGDDALEAPPETLSTLIPQAPLASPESPGEGGGGGGGSRVEQQSSPRRLEAVPMPSGDAEPEEKPGGDAVEALLEEDLPPSTSPAGGASTGANTPRCGHKVFRERMVGSSPQQKRGGLLHRGGSGGSRGGDSDSASLASSSAEDEGGSSGGSVALDPLEHAWMLCASDGRWESLESLLSCEPALFPKRDFITGFTCLHWAAKLGHHELLARLVNFAHRQCLPININARTSGGYTALHLAAMHGHLEVVKLLVGAYDADVDIRDYSGRKASHYLSRGTAEEVRSLVGALQDEVDSGASNGSSRWRLSRVLPSNLITYKLSHHHHHHGDERESGDGSAAPNKSKELSRKTSGSGRIKPRLNKIRFHTQIIHTTPSFRGDAEEEEEEEKSLKASSKLRPKSNIFG from the coding sequence ATGGCTGCGCCGGGGGAGCTGGACCAAGACACGGTGCTCCGGTTCCTGGCAGAGCGCGGAGGCCGGGCTCGCAACGCCGACCTGTTGGACCATTTCCGTGGCTTCCTCAACTCGCCGGACCCCGAGAGTCGCGCCCGGGCCCGCGACCACTTTAAGGAGCTGGTCAACGCCGTAGCCACGGTGCGGCAGGAGCCCGGCTCCGGCACCAAGTATGTGCAGTTGCGCAAGAAATATCGCGGCGGTCGGAAAGGCGaattggcggcggcggcggcggcggccgagAATGACTCCGGGGCTGTCGGGCACCCCGAGGACACGCCGCGAGGAGCGGCCCGCGAGGAGGAAGCCGGCGCCGAACcgctgaagggagagaagggggcgAGAGGGGATCCCTCTGCCCCTTCTGGAGAGCTGCCGCCCGAGAAGAGCGGCGGCGACGACGCCTTGGAAGCACCGCCGGAGACGCTTTCAACCCTAATCCCCCAGGCACCTCTGGCGAGCCCAGAGAGCccgggagaaggaggaggaggaggcggcggcagccgGGTGGAACAGCAGAGCAGCCCGCGGCGCCTGGAGGCGGTGCCGATGCCCTCGGGCGATGCTGAGCCTGAGGAGAAACCCGGCGGGGACGCCGTTGAGGCCCTGCTCGAAGAAGACTTGCCGCCCTCCACTAGCCCGGCGGGCGGAGCCTCTACCGGCGCCAACACACCCAGGTGTGGGCACAAGGTCTTCCGGGAGCGGATGGTGGGCAGTTCCCCTCAGCAGAAGCGCGGGGGGCTCCTGCACCGCGGCGGCAGCGGAGGAAGCCGCGGCGGGGATTCGGACAGCGCCTCCCTGGCCTCTTCGTCGGCCGAGGACGAGGGTGGCAGCAGCGGGGGCTCGGTGGCCTTGGACCCGCTGGAGCACGCCTGGATGCTGTGCGCTTCGGACGGGCGCTGGGAAAGCCTGGAGAGCTTGCTCAGCTGCGAGCCGGCGCTGTTTCCCAAGCGCGATTTCATCACGGGCTTCACGTGCCTCCACTGGGCGGCCAAGCTGGGCCATCACGAACTGCTGGCCCGGCTGGTCAACTTCGCCCACCGGCAGTGCCTGCCCATCAACATTAACGCGCGCACTAGCGGCGGCTACACCGCGCTGCACCTGGCCGCCATGCACGGCCACTTGGAAGTGGTGAAGCTGCTGGTGGGCGCCTACGACGCCGACGTTGATATCCGAGATTACAGCGGCCGCAAGGCCTCGCACTACCTGAGCCGGGGCACCGCCGAAGAAGTACGCAGCCTGGTCGGGGCTCTGCAGGATGAGGTCGACAGCGGGGCATCGAATGGCAGCAGCCGCTGGAGGCTTTCCAGGGTGCTCCCCTCTAACCTCATTACTTACAAGCTTtcccaccatcaccatcatcacgGGGATGAAAGGGAATCGGGAGACGGCTCTGCAGCACCCAACAAGAGCAAAGAGCTCAGTAGGAAAACCTCCGGCAGTGGTAGGATAAAACCCCGACTCAACAAAATCCGATTCCATACTCAAATCATCCATACTACCCCTTCTTTCAGGGGGGatgcagaagaggaggaggaggaagaaaagtccCTGAAAGCCTCCTCCAAGCTCAGACCTAAATCCAACATATTTGGTTAA